The Octopus sinensis unplaced genomic scaffold, ASM634580v1 Contig14641, whole genome shotgun sequence genomic interval tacgTGACCAGCAGATTTGGTgtaggggttaagttgattacattgacccagagcTCAACTtgcgcttattttatcgacacagaaattatgaaaagcaaagtcaatcttggcggaatttgaactcagaacgtaaagacagacgaagtactgcaaagcatttctcccgctctgctaacgattctgccagctttccgccTAATTTAAGGATTAATAGTGATAAGTTTTCATAATGGTCTAATGAGAAATTGAAATCATCACATCACTAAATGCATATGAAAATCTATTCAATTTGACAGTGCCATAATAACATTTGAGAGAAGTAAATTGCTTATATTCTATGACAAACAGATATGTAGGGTATGTCATTGAATATTTGAAGATTCTACAACCACCGCTCCAACGTAATGTATGCAAAGTGGTATGTACCAGTAATATCCCTGTTGTTTTTCTGCTTCTCTATCTACTCAGCCTGTCTGCAGAATGTTTACGAAAACGTGGTTTTAACGATATTACAATAATGAACTCAACCCTCCAaagtaataaattttttaataacgTTTCCATAAATGAGTCAAATGATTTGCCGTTGAACGAGATGGACACATTCCTGGAGGACTCAAACGGGAGAATAGGTTGCATTACCTTTTGATAAATCATtttaattacaaacacacacacacacacacacaggacagtCATAATGGAACAGACatagaaagacatacacatacacactcaccacccccacccccaccagagTGGTCGTATTTAAACAGACAGAAAGTCACTCACAAAAATTACTTCTTCTCAtcctgctacttctactactgtaaaagtcatttaaaaataatttgctcGCTCACCATCATCAATGCCTTTGCTCTGTTCTGCACTGTAACATTGAGACATGTCTGGTTCTTGCCAGATACCAGTAAACGGTGAACACTTTTGTGATGACAGGTTTTGACTTGATGCCATTTCTGGATGCCCCATCGTTCTGGaagaactgaaaaaataaatgttaaatattgtCAGTCGAGTTTATTCATTCTGAGGAGAATTTCATCAATCTCAGAGGAATATAAGAAACCTTCGAACTGGtcgtgatttgaactcataatttaGTGAAAGAAGGATAAATGGTGTCTTGCATTTGGGGGAGAAATCTATTATTTACTCCTGACCCCTATCCTCAAAACTAATGTCAAATATTTTCTAACTAGAGTtcagatataaaaacaatattcctgcatctgtttttatttacaataatttcttgtttttatgaTTATTCAATACAAGATTAGTTGGAACGGTGTAGGTGATGCAGCATTAAGGAGCCAAGTTGTTAGTTCAAGTTGAATGGGGGAATTAGTTGCTAATATTTCGCCACCATAGACATCAGTAGCAACAGCGGCAGCAatggatttatgtatattttcctaCATATGCACAGATTTGAGTGATTCCACCAGTTGGTCTTGTCTTAAAACTAATAAAGCTCAGCCTCTGGGAGGATCAAGTTAGATGCTTAACCTGTGGAATGACGTGGTagaaatgagagaagagagaccGTATTACATAGTCTGTAATGAGTGAAATCCCAGGATGACCATCATGTACTAGCAAGATATATAGCTCTACAGTAatcataaaattgaataaatagtaTTAGCCTGAATCCAACAGAATCACTGATAGATTCTATTGGCTGTATCTAGGTATGTGCTTTCTTTGCTACAATTATTTTGTGAAATTCTGGAACTTACAAGAATCTTTAAATCTTTGAataatgctgatttcaaattttgccacagggtCAGATATTTTGGGTGGGGATAGTTCGATAACATAGACCCCagcttacttattttatcgatcccgaaagggtaaAAGATAAAGTTTACCCTGGtagcatttgatctcagaatgtaaagtcagaggaaatgctgctaagcattttgtccggcatggaaACGATTCCGCCAGGTCAGCACCATAAAGCCttgtctaatattggtttcaaattttggcacaaggccagcaatttcaggggaagggataagtcgtTTACACcaaacccagtgctcaattggtatttatttcatcgaatcgaaaaaattaaaggcaaagtcgaccttggcggaatttgaactcagaacataaaaacgaatGAAATGAAAGCTTTGTATAATATTGGCGACAAAGCAAACGTAGATAGTTAGGACAAGGCtaaattatatcaaataatgtataaaatgtaaaaatgctGGGACAAGAGATTGCAACCGATAGACGTTTAATTCTATCTTGTTAATCTATAAAGCTGTTATTTGCTCTACCAAGTAACATTCTCTCACAATAGGATGGCGCTGAAAACTTCAAACTTTGAGTAGAAATAAATCAATACAAACGAACCAATGCCTGGTGGCTACATTTCTATGACATGGGATCTCAGCAGTAGTTCCTATTTTTGTCATTGGCCAAGAGAAAGCTCGATTGTTAGTTGATGTTGTGCTTTCATCACAAACCactgaaaaagaagcaaaatatggaCATGAAAGaagccagtagtagtagtagttgtagtagtagtagtagtagtagcagcagcagcagttaatgTTGGAAATAAATTGTTTGGACCACCTGCTGGCTGATATGAGGACAATTATACACGAAGTGTTGCAAACATACACGgagagcatatatatttattcaaaatagacaGATTTCTAGTTTTTCATTTAGTAGTTTGTAAAGAGATAAATgatttagaaatgaattacaatccctTACAACACAAGGACCCAACCAGGCTCCATGcaattcttggaagtgtagtctattcttaacTAAAATGGCGACAATATGATTTTCTCCAtattcttgctctgttaaaatatttgagaaaaattacattaaagtGTCCTACTTATTAAAATTCTAATtcattatttatgcagctgaagatggcattgcatttaaattgatgtaatttttgtattgttcaattaaatttaGCCGATTGAAACTGCataactacttgatatcctgtagattatatatatatatattcttatatatattttttcttatatattcttaaaaaacaataaataaaataaatagaggtgtgtgcatatgtatatatatatattttatattttttcgagCATATATAACTGGTTACGGGATATGACTACTCAGAATGCTAGTCTGTTTCGCGGCCTCTAGTGTTGAATTTCGTCAATATATTGATCACTCTTTAGACATACTGACCGGAAGCGCAAAACCTAATGTACGCTAGAAATGGGTAGATGTTATATTGATTTGGCGatggtaaaatgaaatgaatggaaACGAAGTGAAAATATATCCTTTTTCGGCAATGGGATATGATTTGTTCCTCTCTTATATCTCTTAGACATTGTTTAAAGCGTAtgagctgtgtgtgtatctatcgtttcttattcaaaaattaatatgatcacttcaaacaaaatgaaattccgccgaggaaaaATATTTGCAGCATTGAATAATTTTCCTGAGTGAATTAAAGAAAGTACtggaattgtttgaattattctGCCCAGTAGAGTCTGCATCTTCTACTTCTatacaaaattagaagaaaacatttttgccctcggttaattggtataattaaaaagaaactgaGCAAAGACAAACAGTTCCGTAGGGACAAGAAACGGaaaagcgcaaaataaaatgcttttttttaaaattatccaagctttgagaaaatgtaaataaatagttgtgtgtgagagagagagagagggagagagtctgTGTGCTTGGTATCATCTACtgtggttgatgatgacgacaacgacgaagagGTTGGTGATTGATGAAGCTAAttatgacggtaatgatgattaAATTAATAAGAAACACGATACTTACTTTCATCAATGAATTTCATGTGGCTTTTCTTAACTCCTAAGTTAAGCAATTCCTGGGAATTGTTCAAAACTTGGGAGATATTGCGCCGCAGTTGACTTTCAGTCATTTCGCTAAATACTGTACAGtaaatagcaaatattttatttctgtttgagctgaaataaaaaataaatacatacatgtatgtcggtatgtatgtatgtatgtagctagctagctagctagaaatataatacatactatatagatatatatatatatatattatatatatatatatatatatatatatattatatatatatatatatattatatatatatatatatatatatatatatatatatatatatataatataattcgagacaaaaccactattttaaaaccaaacaaggaaagacttaatcaatacataaaattttaatataaattaaataaaccgccactacaaatgtttcatgtctgctccgacaatcttcaggtggattttcgatctaaaaatagcaatattttaaaatataatttaaaataatttaaattaataaaacaataaaattatcaatgaaagaatgtaaaaaaataaaaatataatctatatataatctatatataatctatatataatcaatatataatctaaaataatctaaaataaaccctataaacaattgaatataaaaacctattataaaagttctcatatttaaaaatgtacaaaaaccaaaaccacagacatgaaacatttgtagtggcggtttatttaatttatattaaaattttatgtattgattaagtctttccttgtttggttttaaaatagtggttttgtctcgaattatattatataatattttactataaattggatttaaccctaaatctgatttttccctattttggattcattccctaatattattatatatatatatatataatatacattcgtTTAAAAGCTGCCCTGTTAATCTTGGGGTCCAACAATGACaccatgcattgagtacatattaagtTTCATGAAACATGAATATttctcaagcaatgaacaattttcatcaaagcaatgatataatttgtcgactcggaacttattgcaaagcttcatgataaacaacagtaccaccaccatcgccaccatatcTGCCATACACACGCCATCCAGACTTCTGACGCCATCACCATCAATACTTTTCATCACTTCCCcctccacaaccatcaccactgtctttcacatcgcttTCTATCACTATATTCAAATATAGCTCAGGATTGGATTATCATAGCTAAAATAACCGCATTCAATATGGTTGAGAACAGAATTAGTTAAGAAGGCTCGAACTACAAGCGGGTGACTAAAAGTTGTCTTAAGAATATATTCGTCCACTAAGAAATCCACATGAAGGCCTTCACTCCCTGCATAAATCTttaaatacactttatatatatatacatacatatatatatatatatatatatatatatatatatatatatatatatatatgtaattacctgGTTGGTTTTAAATTGCGTGTTAGCCACCttcaatattttataatcttCACATTGCCATTTTGTGAAATCAGTCCCTAATTCCTATGGCATTCTCAATGATACTGAGAGGCGTGAGTTAGCCTCCACCAGCCGTAATGGAGTGAGCATTGCTGATGAGTATTAACTTCCTATAAGAGATTACCATGCTAATCTAATCCATCTGGCTTACCGTGGGGAATGTTCTCCCCACTGTCAATGCAAACAGACCATATGTCTTTTTGTGGCTAAGGAGTCTATGACTAATATTTTCTAATAATGCTGGTGCTCACTGCACTCTTTTCACACTTAGTGACTGTGAATTATTCCTTGTTGGTTTCAAAT includes:
- the LOC115230157 gene encoding uncharacterized protein LOC115230157 — its product is MEHDLSTVTGTFRVEDCGSNRNKIFAIYCTVFSEMTESQLRRNISQVLNNSQELLNLGVKKSHMKFIDEMVCDESTTSTNNRAFSWPMTKIGTTAEIPCHRNVATRHCSSRTMGHPEMASSQNLSSQKCSPFTGIWQEPDMSQCYSAEQSKGIDDGWTKSFAFRLILKSFNEYKKPAENISRAMEHEVLTVTGKFRVEYPGVQSQLRRNISQVLNKFQALLNMNLLDESSSTGNGTEDRTAETNF